In Selenomonas dianae, a genomic segment contains:
- the fliR gene encoding flagellar biosynthetic protein FliR yields the protein MDLYELLQGHIAVFLLALTRISGIFLVSPFFGSMNIPSYFRVGLALAMTVVLFPAIDVTGTPAAPETIIMFAAAAVGELFIGWLIGFVAYISFAAITMAGKVMDMQVGFAIVNVVDPTSGQQIPLIGSFLYNLAIIVLLVTNGHHMIIAALVESFRAVPPAGLEPNISMALLIANFTNGIFLTGMKIAMPITFALLLTNVGLGILARTMPQMNIFVVGIPMQLMIGITVLSMVIPFYVLFLDVLFHEMYGNISLAIRALQ from the coding sequence ATGGATTTGTATGAACTCCTGCAAGGGCATATCGCCGTGTTTCTGCTCGCGCTCACGCGCATCAGCGGAATCTTTCTTGTGTCCCCGTTTTTCGGCAGTATGAACATTCCCTCGTATTTTCGCGTGGGTCTGGCTCTTGCGATGACCGTTGTGCTCTTTCCTGCGATTGATGTGACCGGGACACCCGCAGCACCTGAGACGATTATCATGTTCGCCGCCGCTGCGGTCGGTGAACTCTTTATCGGCTGGCTGATCGGCTTCGTGGCGTACATCTCCTTTGCTGCCATTACGATGGCGGGAAAGGTTATGGATATGCAGGTGGGATTTGCCATCGTCAATGTTGTCGATCCGACTTCCGGTCAGCAGATACCGCTCATCGGAAGTTTTCTTTATAATTTGGCGATCATTGTCCTGCTCGTCACCAATGGGCACCATATGATCATTGCCGCTCTTGTGGAGAGCTTTCGTGCCGTTCCGCCGGCAGGGCTTGAGCCGAATATCTCGATGGCGCTTCTCATTGCGAATTTCACAAACGGCATTTTTTTGACGGGGATGAAGATCGCCATGCCGATCACCTTTGCTCTGCTGCTGACAAATGTGGGGCTGGGGATTCTTGCACGGACGATGCCGCAGATGAACATCTTTGTCGTCGGCATCCCCATGCAGCTGATGATCGGCATCACGGTGCTGTCGATGGTGATTCCGTTCTATGTCCTGTTTTTGGATGTGCTCTTTCATGAAATGTATGGAAATATATCGCTTGCGATCCGCGCCCTCCAATAG
- a CDS encoding flagellar FlbD family protein translates to MIMLTKFNSKTNKKGEFVLNAEIIESIEETPDTVVTLTNGKKLIVEEPMEEIVRRTIKYRRALHQN, encoded by the coding sequence ATGATCATGCTGACGAAGTTCAACTCCAAGACGAACAAAAAAGGAGAGTTTGTCCTCAACGCCGAGATCATCGAGAGCATTGAGGAGACGCCGGACACGGTGGTAACGCTTACAAACGGGAAGAAGCTGATCGTCGAGGAGCCGATGGAGGAGATCGTGCGCCGCACGATTAAGTATCGACGTGCACTTCATCAAAATTAG
- the fliQ gene encoding flagellar biosynthesis protein FliQ: protein MSGDVVIQLAQEALMIVLLVSAPMLGLGLIVGLLVAVFQATTSIQEQTLAFIPKIIAVFVAILIFGPWMLRIMVEYVTNVFVNLPLYLR, encoded by the coding sequence ATGTCCGGAGATGTGGTCATCCAGCTTGCCCAGGAAGCACTTATGATTGTGCTTCTGGTGTCTGCTCCCATGCTGGGACTTGGACTGATTGTAGGACTTCTGGTGGCTGTTTTTCAGGCTACCACGTCGATTCAGGAGCAGACCCTTGCGTTCATTCCGAAGATTATTGCAGTCTTTGTTGCCATTCTGATCTTTGGTCCGTGGATGCTGCGCATTATGGTCGAATATGTGACCAATGTGTTTGTCAATCTTCCGCTGTATCTGCGCTGA
- the fliM gene encoding flagellar motor switch protein FliM, whose protein sequence is MAEDVLSQSEIDKLLSALSDGSVSAEEVKAEEEGRKVKVYDFKRPDRFSKDQIRTLFMLHESFSRLLNTYLSASLRTMVEIEVVSVEQMTYQEFVQSMVNPAVIGILALPPLKGNIIVEVGTDVAFSYIDRVFGGEGKSGIKSRALTDIETAVMRRFIDTVTNYFREAWSNVVEFRPNFESMETNPQFAQIVPPSDMVVLVTIHIKMGEVDGMMNICIPYLVLEPVMSKLTTSFWVASSVDKESSPEQVAELQRKIERTKVSFSVELGSVDITVNEFLTLGFGDVLQLDTMTKDELVCYVGSNAKFRARPGTSGKRMAVQISGIIEGDDDANE, encoded by the coding sequence TTGGCTGAGGACGTACTGTCTCAATCCGAAATAGATAAGCTCCTCTCGGCTCTTTCAGATGGCTCGGTTTCCGCCGAGGAAGTCAAGGCAGAAGAAGAGGGACGCAAGGTCAAGGTCTATGACTTCAAGCGGCCGGACAGGTTCTCAAAGGATCAGATTCGAACGCTCTTCATGCTGCATGAGAGTTTCTCGCGTCTCCTGAACACCTATCTTTCGGCAAGTTTGCGCACGATGGTCGAGATCGAGGTGGTATCGGTCGAGCAGATGACCTATCAGGAGTTTGTTCAGTCGATGGTGAATCCTGCGGTCATTGGTATCCTTGCGCTGCCGCCGCTGAAGGGGAATATCATCGTCGAGGTCGGTACGGATGTGGCATTTTCCTACATCGACCGCGTCTTTGGAGGAGAAGGGAAATCCGGCATCAAATCGCGTGCGCTGACGGATATTGAAACGGCGGTGATGCGCCGTTTCATTGATACCGTGACGAATTATTTCAGGGAAGCATGGAGCAACGTGGTGGAGTTCCGCCCAAACTTCGAATCAATGGAAACAAATCCGCAGTTTGCGCAGATTGTTCCGCCCAGCGACATGGTCGTGCTTGTTACCATCCACATCAAGATGGGCGAAGTGGACGGTATGATGAACATCTGTATTCCCTATCTGGTTCTTGAACCTGTTATGTCGAAACTCACGACATCGTTCTGGGTGGCGTCCTCTGTGGATAAGGAGAGTTCGCCCGAACAGGTGGCGGAGCTTCAGCGCAAAATCGAGCGTACGAAGGTGTCGTTCTCCGTGGAACTCGGTTCGGTCGACATCACGGTCAACGAGTTCCTTACCCTCGGGTTTGGCGATGTACTCCAACTCGATACCATGACGAAGGATGAGCTTGTCTGTTACGTTGGTTCCAATGCAAAGTTCCGTGCGCGTCCGGGAACATCCGGAAAACGTATGGCTGTGCAAATATCCGGCATTATAGAAGGAGATGACGACGCGAATGAGTGA
- a CDS encoding FliO/MopB family protein, whose product MNGRIFSLSLLLGCFLLLLCMGDVSAAGETGGGYLAGYQEADPRPSAVSWWSTVAYVVSLFAVFAFVVVLAYVVARAFGKNSMQRLAARGGQVYLQLPLGPNRSVCVVELFGRVLVLGVTDANVRLITEIDDPETLEEIRSAAPMEAGVFREQFGSLSDFVQKIPPLFRK is encoded by the coding sequence ATGAACGGACGGATCTTTTCACTGTCCCTGCTGCTCGGATGCTTCCTTCTTTTGTTGTGCATGGGAGATGTATCTGCCGCAGGTGAGACGGGCGGCGGATATTTAGCCGGATATCAAGAGGCTGACCCGCGCCCGTCGGCCGTGTCATGGTGGTCGACGGTCGCCTATGTGGTCAGCCTTTTTGCTGTCTTTGCATTTGTGGTCGTGCTGGCGTACGTCGTTGCACGTGCCTTTGGCAAGAATTCCATGCAGAGGCTTGCGGCACGCGGGGGACAGGTCTATCTGCAGCTGCCGCTCGGTCCGAACCGTTCGGTCTGCGTGGTGGAGCTTTTTGGTCGTGTGCTTGTGCTCGGGGTGACGGATGCGAATGTCCGACTGATTACGGAGATTGATGATCCGGAGACACTGGAGGAGATTCGCAGTGCCGCTCCGATGGAGGCCGGCGTGTTCCGGGAACAGTTCGGCTCTCTGTCAGATTTTGTTCAGAAAATACCGCCGCTGTTCCGAAAGTGA
- a CDS encoding PhoH family protein, with the protein MQETTEIIELRDMYEAAAILGERDMLLQCMQEVFSCCMVSRGTALSVTGAEADVSDVRTLVRELLFYQRQGAKLTTHEVRYGAQLVRAGRTEELHALFAEVLLVTAKGKEVRAKTLGQRDYLAKIRRNAVTLGVGPAGTGKTYLAVVMAVAALRSREVSRIILTRPAVEAGEHLGFLPGDLTEKINPYLRPLYDALQDILGAEGYQKMMSRQLIEVAPLAYIRGRTLEDAFIILDEAQNTTGAQMKMFLTRLGFGSRMVVTGDLEQVDLPRGTVSGLKQACQILRGVKGVGIVRLEPVDIIRHEVVTRIVEAYGTWEKKRGHAHGD; encoded by the coding sequence TTGCAGGAGACGACGGAGATCATTGAACTGAGGGATATGTACGAGGCGGCTGCCATCCTTGGGGAGCGTGATATGCTGCTCCAATGTATGCAGGAGGTGTTTTCCTGCTGTATGGTGAGCCGTGGAACGGCTCTTTCCGTGACGGGTGCGGAGGCGGATGTCAGCGATGTGCGTACACTGGTGCGGGAACTTCTCTTTTATCAGCGGCAGGGGGCAAAGCTGACGACGCATGAGGTGCGCTACGGTGCACAGCTCGTGCGTGCGGGGCGGACGGAGGAGCTGCACGCGCTCTTTGCCGAGGTGCTGCTCGTGACGGCAAAGGGGAAGGAGGTGCGTGCCAAGACACTCGGTCAGCGTGACTACCTCGCAAAGATTCGGCGCAATGCCGTGACGCTTGGCGTAGGACCTGCAGGGACAGGAAAGACCTACCTCGCGGTTGTGATGGCAGTCGCGGCGCTCCGCAGTCGTGAGGTAAGCCGCATCATTCTGACACGTCCCGCTGTCGAGGCGGGCGAGCATCTGGGCTTTCTGCCCGGAGATCTCACGGAGAAGATCAATCCCTATCTGCGCCCGCTCTACGATGCCCTGCAGGACATCCTCGGCGCGGAGGGCTACCAGAAGATGATGAGCCGACAGCTCATCGAGGTGGCTCCGCTTGCCTATATCCGAGGGCGCACACTGGAAGATGCGTTCATCATTCTCGATGAGGCACAGAACACGACGGGAGCGCAGATGAAGATGTTCCTCACGCGTCTCGGCTTCGGCTCGCGCATGGTGGTGACGGGAGATCTCGAACAGGTGGATCTCCCGCGCGGCACGGTGTCGGGACTGAAGCAGGCGTGTCAGATCCTGCGCGGTGTGAAGGGCGTGGGTATTGTGCGGCTCGAACCCGTCGACATCATCCGCCACGAGGTCGTGACGCGCATTGTCGAGGCATACGGTACGTGGGAGAAGAAGCGGGGGCACGCACATGGAGATTGA
- a CDS encoding flagellar basal body-associated FliL family protein produces the protein MAEEKEEQGTEQPKQKSPMLMMIVVVVVAVLVAVAAAGGISYYIFSQTETSSHADDGGGSKANHDPGVFYKLGDPKEGVLVNVGGGRAGKFLKAGIVLELNPGKSDNVVDGKVASVAETKILDTTMQFLRAAPLEEFDASKQDELKKQLKDALNERLGQGSVYDVYITSFLLQ, from the coding sequence ATGGCGGAGGAAAAGGAAGAGCAGGGGACGGAGCAGCCAAAGCAGAAATCGCCCATGCTCATGATGATCGTCGTCGTTGTTGTGGCGGTTCTTGTCGCAGTGGCGGCAGCCGGCGGCATCTCGTACTACATCTTCTCGCAGACGGAGACATCGTCACATGCCGACGATGGCGGCGGGAGCAAGGCGAATCACGACCCCGGGGTGTTCTACAAGCTCGGCGACCCGAAGGAAGGCGTTCTCGTCAACGTCGGCGGCGGCCGGGCAGGCAAGTTCCTGAAGGCGGGCATCGTCCTTGAACTGAACCCGGGCAAGTCGGATAATGTCGTGGACGGCAAGGTTGCCTCGGTCGCGGAGACGAAGATTCTCGACACAACGATGCAGTTCCTGCGCGCAGCGCCACTCGAAGAGTTTGACGCCTCCAAGCAGGATGAACTCAAGAAGCAGCTGAAGGATGCACTCAATGAGCGTCTGGGTCAGGGCTCCGTTTATGATGTTTACATCACGAGCTTCCTGCTGCAGTAA
- the fliP gene encoding flagellar type III secretion system pore protein FliP (The bacterial flagellar biogenesis protein FliP forms a type III secretion system (T3SS)-type pore required for flagellar assembly.) produces MERKMLVLGSAALLLLLGMGHAGAAPLIPTVSLDVGTSENPQQVATSMQLLAVLTIVSLAPAILVMTTSFVRIVVVIGFLRNALSTQNVPPNQVVIALSLFLSFYIMAPYWGQANENGIQPYLAGQISQEQALERVVDPMREFMFRQTREADLALFVNLSEAPRPDGPEDVSTFTLIPAFIISELKTAFQIGFMIYIPFIVIDMIVASTLMSMGMMMLPPVMISLPFKILLFVMVDGWHLLIQSLIMSFR; encoded by the coding sequence GTGGAGCGCAAAATGCTTGTTTTGGGGAGTGCGGCGCTCCTCCTGCTCTTGGGGATGGGTCATGCGGGGGCAGCTCCGCTCATTCCGACGGTCAGTCTTGACGTAGGGACATCGGAGAATCCGCAGCAGGTCGCAACGAGTATGCAGCTCCTGGCGGTGCTGACGATTGTTTCTCTGGCTCCTGCGATTCTTGTCATGACGACATCCTTTGTGCGGATTGTCGTCGTCATCGGTTTTTTGCGGAATGCACTTTCGACACAGAATGTGCCGCCGAATCAGGTCGTCATTGCACTTTCTCTTTTCTTGTCGTTCTACATTATGGCACCCTACTGGGGGCAGGCGAATGAGAACGGCATACAGCCCTACCTTGCGGGACAGATCTCTCAGGAGCAGGCGTTGGAGCGTGTTGTTGACCCTATGCGTGAGTTCATGTTCCGCCAGACGCGGGAGGCGGATCTCGCGCTCTTTGTCAATCTCTCGGAAGCACCGCGTCCCGACGGCCCGGAGGATGTGTCAACGTTTACCCTCATCCCGGCGTTTATCATCAGTGAACTAAAGACGGCGTTTCAGATCGGCTTCATGATCTATATCCCGTTCATTGTCATTGATATGATCGTCGCGAGCACCCTCATGTCCATGGGTATGATGATGCTGCCGCCGGTCATGATCTCGCTGCCGTTTAAGATTCTCCTGTTCGTCATGGTCGATGGGTGGCATCTCCTGATCCAGTCGCTCATCATGAGTTTCCGGTAG
- a CDS encoding DMT family transporter, giving the protein MSHLSAVLLVLLAGTAWAASGTAAQHFYTQSVHIPIELTQVRLFLSSGLFFLLAWWSGGLRRGVRSLRRNPRLLGQLVLHGILGIMIVQFSYFMGIAEGDAAATTVICYTSPAMMTLYLAVRYQRLPSRAEAGTIVAAVAGVFLLVTGGDLGRLSVPMSCIVWSLISGATFVFAMIYPVHLLRLFDRFFLLAVCMLFGGISLLPVTQVIAEVGTFFTPTTWLDLLIIIGLGTIVAFFAFNAGLRWLSPEETAITATVEPVASVVFAWLVFDTHFVAMQMVGVALVIAAILTPNVLRKCGHT; this is encoded by the coding sequence ATGTCACATCTCTCCGCCGTGCTGCTCGTGCTCCTCGCAGGGACGGCATGGGCGGCGAGCGGAACGGCGGCACAGCATTTCTACACGCAGTCCGTTCACATCCCAATTGAGCTGACGCAGGTACGCCTTTTTCTCTCAAGCGGGCTGTTTTTCCTGCTTGCATGGTGGAGCGGGGGGCTTCGGCGCGGTGTGCGTTCCTTACGCCGGAATCCGCGCCTCCTCGGACAACTCGTACTGCACGGTATTCTCGGCATTATGATCGTGCAGTTTTCATACTTCATGGGGATTGCGGAGGGGGATGCGGCGGCAACGACGGTCATCTGCTATACAAGCCCCGCGATGATGACGCTCTACCTTGCCGTGCGCTATCAGCGGCTGCCGTCACGGGCGGAAGCAGGGACGATTGTCGCTGCGGTGGCGGGGGTGTTCCTCCTCGTTACGGGCGGCGATCTCGGACGGCTCTCCGTGCCGATGTCCTGCATTGTGTGGAGTCTGATCTCGGGGGCGACGTTCGTCTTTGCGATGATCTACCCCGTTCATCTCCTGCGCCTCTTTGACCGCTTCTTTCTGCTTGCCGTATGTATGCTGTTCGGGGGCATTTCACTCCTGCCTGTGACGCAGGTGATTGCGGAGGTCGGGACGTTCTTTACACCGACGACGTGGCTTGATCTTCTTATCATCATCGGACTTGGGACAATTGTCGCGTTTTTTGCGTTCAATGCGGGGCTGCGTTGGCTGAGCCCCGAGGAAACGGCGATTACGGCGACGGTCGAGCCGGTCGCGAGCGTTGTCTTTGCGTGGCTCGTTTTCGATACACATTTTGTTGCGATGCAGATGGTTGGGGTCGCACTCGTCATTGCGGCAATTTTGACGCCGAATGTATTGCGGAAATGTGGACATACATGA
- a CDS encoding response regulator: MATRVLVVDDAAFMRMMVKDILSKNGYEIVGEAENGMKALEKYQELKPDLVTMDITMPEMDGITAVKEIKKVDPAAKVVMCSAMGQQAMVIEAIQAGARDFIVKPFQADRVLEAIRKAVG; this comes from the coding sequence ATGGCAACTCGCGTTCTGGTCGTAGATGATGCAGCTTTTATGCGAATGATGGTGAAGGACATCCTGTCGAAGAACGGTTATGAAATCGTCGGCGAGGCTGAGAATGGCATGAAAGCTCTGGAGAAGTATCAGGAGCTGAAGCCCGATCTCGTAACGATGGATATCACGATGCCGGAGATGGACGGCATCACCGCAGTCAAGGAGATCAAGAAGGTCGATCCCGCTGCAAAGGTTGTTATGTGCAGCGCGATGGGGCAGCAGGCAATGGTTATCGAAGCGATTCAGGCAGGCGCGCGTGACTTTATCGTGAAGCCGTTCCAGGCGGATCGCGTGCTGGAGGCCATTCGCAAAGCCGTCGGCTGA
- the fliY gene encoding flagellar motor switch phosphatase FliY — MSDDMISQEEIDALLSGGAASDSPAEEPAADSSPSGSVSGITDLERDALGEIGNISMGGAATTLSVLLGRKVSITTPTVSVSNLRVLKEKYPLPFLVVEVGYSIGIEGNNVLCIQAKDAAIIADLMMGNDGTNPDQELSELHMSAVSECMNQMMGSVATSLSSMFSKKVDITPPVVTLVDLGTEEVVSKLLDKVDPIIQASFRMEVDGLIDSEIMQLLPVDVAKDMVDALMNQQNDVDNEEEAIAAAAAPPPPPAAAPAPAPAPAMPAAAAAPANYGYGAPPMQPHVASNVPVQSAQFTPLSTAPVQVNDANIGLILDVPLQVNVELGRTKKSIKDILDLTKGSIVELDKLAGEPVDIMVNGKYLAKGEVVVIDENFGVRITEIVSPLERAARLQ; from the coding sequence ATGAGTGATGATATGATCTCGCAGGAGGAGATTGATGCCCTCCTGAGCGGTGGGGCGGCAAGCGATTCGCCTGCGGAAGAACCCGCAGCCGATTCGTCTCCTTCCGGTAGTGTTTCCGGTATTACCGATCTGGAGCGCGACGCGCTCGGTGAGATCGGCAATATTTCGATGGGCGGCGCCGCAACGACGCTGTCCGTCCTCCTTGGGCGAAAGGTGTCGATCACGACACCGACGGTTTCGGTGTCGAATTTGCGTGTGCTCAAGGAAAAGTATCCCCTGCCCTTCCTCGTCGTCGAGGTGGGCTACAGTATCGGCATTGAGGGGAACAATGTTCTCTGTATCCAGGCAAAGGATGCTGCGATCATTGCCGATCTGATGATGGGCAATGACGGCACGAATCCGGATCAGGAACTGAGCGAACTGCATATGAGCGCGGTCAGCGAGTGCATGAACCAGATGATGGGCAGCGTCGCGACCTCGCTTTCCTCGATGTTCAGCAAAAAAGTGGACATTACTCCTCCTGTGGTCACGCTGGTTGACCTCGGGACAGAGGAAGTTGTTTCCAAGCTGCTCGACAAGGTTGACCCGATCATCCAGGCATCCTTCCGCATGGAGGTGGATGGTCTGATCGACAGTGAGATCATGCAGCTCCTGCCGGTGGATGTCGCGAAGGACATGGTCGATGCGCTGATGAATCAGCAGAACGATGTCGACAACGAGGAAGAGGCTATTGCAGCTGCTGCCGCTCCGCCCCCGCCGCCTGCCGCCGCACCTGCGCCGGCACCGGCTCCTGCGATGCCCGCAGCCGCCGCAGCGCCTGCAAACTATGGATATGGAGCACCGCCTATGCAGCCACACGTGGCATCGAATGTACCGGTACAGTCGGCACAGTTTACACCGCTGAGTACCGCGCCGGTACAGGTAAATGATGCGAATATCGGTCTTATTCTCGATGTGCCTCTCCAGGTCAATGTGGAGCTTGGTCGGACGAAGAAGTCGATCAAGGATATCCTCGATCTGACGAAGGGATCCATTGTGGAGTTGGATAAACTCGCCGGTGAGCCCGTGGATATTATGGTCAACGGGAAATATCTGGCAAAGGGCGAAGTCGTTGTCATTGATGAGAACTTTGGCGTTCGCATCACGGAAATCGTCAGCCCGTTGGAGCGTGCAGCGCGTCTCCAATAA
- the ybeY gene encoding rRNA maturation RNase YbeY — protein MEIEIRTEPETLAVSEEEMAAVRRAILTVGRLYDAEKTEVSVTLTDDAHIHVLNRAYRSVDRPTDVLSFALTESEEPEIVGGRGDEVLGDLVISLERVAAQADEYGHSPLRELSFLTVHGMLHLLGYDHMEEADRREMEEEQRIVMGELGISR, from the coding sequence ATGGAGATTGAGATTCGGACGGAGCCGGAGACGCTGGCGGTGTCCGAAGAGGAAATGGCGGCAGTGCGCCGTGCGATTTTGACGGTCGGGCGGCTTTACGATGCGGAGAAAACGGAGGTCAGTGTGACGCTCACGGATGACGCACATATTCATGTGCTCAACCGCGCGTACCGCAGCGTCGACCGCCCGACGGACGTGCTCTCCTTTGCCCTCACGGAGAGCGAGGAACCAGAGATTGTCGGAGGCAGGGGGGATGAGGTGCTCGGCGACCTCGTCATATCGCTTGAGCGCGTGGCGGCGCAGGCGGACGAATACGGACACAGCCCGCTGCGCGAACTCTCCTTCCTCACCGTCCATGGGATGCTGCACCTCCTTGGCTATGACCATATGGAGGAGGCGGATCGACGGGAGATGGAGGAGGAGCAGCGCATAGTGATGGGGGAACTGGGGATTTCGCGATGA
- the recO gene encoding DNA repair protein RecO, translated as MALYGAEGIVLGARSWGEADKVMTIFTREHGIVRAAAFGCRRPRSPLAGAMQMFVHADLQFAEGGRLETVKTASVRAHHAKLSLDLTALAYATFAAEVIREFMPEGVADAAFFDRLAAILTAFETRNPRVTALAAVLQTLAAAGLRQSYEHCLHCGRQITGNAFFLAREGGVLCADCRTAEAAEFPAELRALLVALEQLDWDHPPTLQLRGGILMRAESIVLAHVQELVGHPLRSLSFLSQLE; from the coding sequence ATGGCGCTCTATGGGGCGGAGGGCATCGTGCTCGGCGCACGCAGCTGGGGCGAGGCGGACAAGGTCATGACAATCTTTACGCGTGAACACGGGATTGTGCGCGCTGCTGCGTTCGGCTGCCGTCGCCCGCGAAGCCCGTTGGCGGGGGCTATGCAGATGTTTGTCCATGCCGATTTGCAGTTTGCCGAAGGCGGGCGGCTCGAAACCGTCAAAACGGCGAGCGTGCGCGCCCATCATGCAAAGCTCTCACTCGATCTCACGGCGCTCGCCTATGCAACGTTCGCTGCGGAGGTCATTCGTGAGTTTATGCCCGAGGGCGTTGCAGATGCGGCGTTCTTTGATCGGCTTGCGGCAATCCTGACGGCATTCGAGACGCGCAACCCGCGTGTGACGGCTCTTGCCGCCGTCCTCCAGACACTCGCGGCGGCGGGGTTGCGGCAGAGCTATGAGCACTGTCTGCACTGCGGCAGACAGATTACGGGCAACGCGTTCTTTCTCGCCCGCGAGGGCGGCGTGCTCTGTGCAGACTGCCGTACGGCGGAGGCGGCAGAGTTTCCCGCCGAACTGCGTGCGCTGCTCGTCGCATTGGAGCAGCTCGATTGGGATCATCCGCCCACCCTGCAGCTGCGCGGCGGTATACTGATGAGGGCGGAGTCCATCGTGCTTGCACATGTGCAGGAACTGGTCGGCCATCCCCTGCGTTCACTCTCCTTTTTATCCCAACTGGAATAG
- a CDS encoding DUF502 domain-containing protein, with translation MNKIYRRTMKEVSRSFVNGLLVLVPVIITLLVIEWTLRFTEGVLGQYLPFYFPGMGIITLVLVIYVVGWASTNWALARIISFGEYLIGTIPFVKFIYTSVKRLSEAVLDSSSNFKRVVHVPYQGGRALGFVMADLPPRFQAAMGGGYVCVFVPWSLNMTSGTTILVKEEDAVTIDIPKEEALQYMLTAGAVMPLAEVKKKAAKNRSKEVFPDPAKATEA, from the coding sequence ATGAATAAAATTTATCGGCGTACGATGAAAGAAGTATCGCGCAGCTTTGTCAACGGGCTGCTCGTTCTCGTGCCTGTTATCATCACCCTGCTTGTCATCGAGTGGACGCTGCGCTTTACCGAGGGGGTTCTCGGTCAGTATCTCCCGTTTTATTTCCCGGGGATGGGCATTATCACGCTCGTTCTGGTGATCTATGTTGTCGGCTGGGCATCGACGAATTGGGCTCTTGCGCGGATCATTTCGTTTGGTGAATATCTGATCGGGACGATCCCGTTCGTGAAGTTTATCTACACAAGTGTCAAACGCCTCTCGGAGGCGGTGCTCGACTCAAGCAGCAACTTCAAGCGTGTTGTTCATGTACCCTATCAGGGCGGGCGGGCGCTCGGCTTTGTCATGGCGGATCTGCCGCCGCGCTTTCAGGCGGCGATGGGCGGCGGCTATGTCTGCGTCTTTGTGCCGTGGAGTCTCAACATGACCTCGGGGACGACCATCCTTGTCAAGGAGGAGGATGCGGTGACCATCGACATTCCGAAGGAGGAGGCGCTCCAGTATATGCTGACGGCGGGCGCGGTCATGCCGCTCGCCGAGGTGAAAAAAAAGGCGGCAAAGAACCGCTCCAAGGAGGTATTTCCCGATCCTGCCAAGGCGACGGAGGCGTAG
- the era gene encoding GTPase Era encodes MNAHKSGFVAVIGRPNVGKSTLINALIGQKIAIMSDKPQTTRSRILCILTEEDAQIILLDTPGVHRPKHKLGDYMAKAAEGALHGVDVVVFVVDATEKMGAGEQYILKQLANIRVPVLLAVNKVDCIPRQQVLPILAHYAKAYDFAGIVPISARDGENLDGLLAEIKTHLPAGPQYYPPDMVTDQPERLIVAELVREKVLELTRDEIPHAVAVDIEEMTTRPKEDVYIRAVIYVERESQKGIVIGARGALLRSIGERARADVETLLGAKVYLDLWVKTRRDWRNRANALREFGFDGDE; translated from the coding sequence ATGAATGCACATAAATCCGGATTCGTTGCCGTGATCGGGCGGCCGAATGTCGGCAAATCCACATTGATTAATGCGCTCATCGGGCAAAAGATCGCCATTATGAGCGACAAGCCGCAGACGACGCGCAGCCGTATCCTCTGCATTTTGACGGAGGAAGATGCGCAGATCATCCTGCTCGATACACCGGGCGTGCATAGGCCGAAGCACAAGCTCGGCGACTATATGGCAAAGGCGGCGGAGGGGGCGCTGCACGGTGTCGATGTCGTCGTCTTTGTCGTGGATGCGACGGAGAAGATGGGGGCGGGCGAGCAATACATTTTGAAACAGCTCGCAAACATCCGTGTACCCGTCCTGCTCGCCGTGAACAAGGTGGACTGCATTCCGCGTCAGCAGGTGCTGCCGATCCTCGCGCATTATGCGAAGGCGTATGACTTTGCGGGGATCGTCCCGATCTCGGCGCGCGACGGGGAAAATCTGGACGGGCTTCTCGCGGAGATCAAGACACATCTGCCCGCAGGACCGCAGTACTATCCCCCTGACATGGTGACGGATCAGCCCGAGCGGCTCATTGTCGCCGAACTCGTGCGCGAGAAGGTGCTCGAACTGACGCGGGATGAGATCCCCCATGCCGTCGCCGTTGACATCGAGGAGATGACGACGCGCCCCAAGGAGGATGTCTACATCCGCGCTGTAATCTATGTGGAACGCGAGTCGCAGAAGGGCATTGTGATCGGCGCACGCGGTGCGCTCCTCAGAAGCATTGGGGAGCGTGCGCGGGCGGATGTGGAGACGCTGCTCGGCGCAAAGGTCTATCTCGACCTCTGGGTCAAGACGCGCAGGGACTGGCGCAATCGGGCAAACGCCCTGAGAGAGTTCGGGTTTGACGGAGATGAATGA